A DNA window from bacterium contains the following coding sequences:
- a CDS encoding site-specific integrase, whose product MGTVRYRADRGAHQIDFVDATGRRVRQLINGGERLARRILEQREAEAVLGVHRIAPAQTPRFGDFADDWLRRGRARGLKPKTLESYEGTVNVHLRPRFGESRLGTISRRDVEDFVTALAETGTRRGKKKRRVPLSPTTVNYALHVLKFILKDAVDQGHLTESPAALVRPLRAPDRVDGERLQILRPDEIGRLLDIAQKPFRSLYQLAIYSGMRRGELLALHWSQVDLRNARVHVRRTRGRVKDGDVYRVVEGPLKTAASRRVIDVPRPVLLDLPGSDVEDDYVFRNRDGAPLDPDNVDRTFTRHLTLAGVPMVRFHDLRHTHASLLIAANVHPKAIQARLGHTSITTTLNTYGHLMPSAFQGVGEQLDRLLSGTKNGTRTAPDATGEQVDARKP is encoded by the coding sequence ATGGGCACGGTACGCTATCGGGCCGATCGTGGCGCGCATCAGATCGACTTTGTGGACGCGACCGGCCGCCGGGTGCGGCAACTCATCAACGGCGGCGAGCGGTTGGCCCGCCGGATCCTCGAGCAGCGCGAGGCTGAGGCGGTGCTCGGCGTGCATCGGATCGCGCCCGCGCAGACGCCGCGCTTCGGAGACTTCGCTGACGACTGGCTGCGGCGCGGCCGGGCGCGGGGGCTAAAGCCGAAGACGCTGGAGTCGTACGAGGGGACCGTGAACGTGCACCTGCGTCCTCGCTTCGGCGAGTCGCGACTCGGGACGATCAGCCGACGTGACGTCGAGGACTTCGTGACTGCGCTCGCGGAGACCGGCACGCGGCGCGGCAAGAAGAAGCGTCGGGTTCCCCTCTCCCCGACGACCGTCAACTACGCGCTCCACGTTCTCAAGTTCATTCTCAAGGACGCGGTCGACCAGGGACACCTGACTGAGAGCCCCGCCGCCCTCGTGCGACCGCTGCGCGCGCCCGACCGGGTGGACGGGGAGCGCCTGCAGATACTCCGGCCGGACGAGATCGGGCGACTGCTCGACATCGCCCAAAAACCCTTCCGAAGTCTCTATCAGCTCGCAATCTACAGCGGGATGCGACGGGGCGAGCTATTGGCGCTCCACTGGTCGCAGGTCGATCTGCGCAACGCCCGCGTTCACGTCCGTCGGACTCGGGGGCGCGTCAAGGATGGCGACGTCTATCGCGTTGTGGAGGGGCCGCTCAAGACGGCCGCGTCCCGGCGCGTCATCGATGTCCCCCGCCCTGTCCTGCTGGATCTGCCCGGGAGCGACGTGGAGGACGATTACGTCTTCCGCAATCGTGACGGCGCACCGCTGGACCCGGACAACGTCGACCGCACATTCACTCGGCACCTCACGCTTGCCGGGGTGCCGATGGTTCGGTTCCATGATCTGCGGCACACGCACGCCAGTCTGTTGATCGCCGCCAACGTCCACCCGAAGGCGATCCAAGCACGGCTCGGGCATACGTCGATCACGACGACCCTCAACACCTACGGACACCTGATGCCGTCGGCGTTTCAGGGGGTCGGCGAGCAGCTGGATAGGCTGCTCAGCGGCACCAAGAACGGCACCAGGACGGCACCAGACGCGACAGGGGAACAGGTCGATGCGCGGAAACCCTAG